The following coding sequences are from one Manis pentadactyla isolate mManPen7 chromosome 13, mManPen7.hap1, whole genome shotgun sequence window:
- the LOC118913058 gene encoding olfactory receptor 14C36-like — protein sequence MTNSTTLAEFVLLGFSDVLELRASHAMLFLLIYLATLTGNLLIVTVITFDQGLHTPMYFFLRNLSVLDMCYISVTVPKACVVFLLDNGVISIAGCAAQIFLVLVFALTELLFLTIMARDCYVAICLPLHYPAIMSPRVCVQMTLASILSAVVYSGFHTGNTFRLSFCQSNVVHQFFCDIPSLLKLSCSDTFSNEIAIFVSAVVTGGSCFAFITVSYIHIFSKVLRFPVKDRGKAFSTCIPHILVMTVFVSSATAVYLKPTSSSLTIQDMITSVFYSIVPPFLNPIIYSFRNKQIMQGVKKIMRTFYLGRR from the coding sequence ATGACTAATTCAACCACTTTGGCTGAATTCGTGCTTCTGGGATTTTCAGATGTGCTGGAGCTCAGAGCCTCACACGCCATGCTGTTCCTACTGATATACTTGGCGACCCTGACAGGGAACCTTCTGATTGTCACAGTAATCACCTTTGACCAGGGTCTTCACactcccatgtacttcttcctcaggaatCTGTCCGTCCTGGACATGtgctacatttctgtcactgtgcCCAAGGCATGTGTCGTCTTCCTGCTGGACAATGGGGTGATCTCCATAGCTGGATGTGCAGCTCAGATCTTCCTCGTGCTTGTCTTCGCTTTAACAGAGCTGCTGTTTCTCACCATCATGGCCCGTGactgctatgtggccatctgcctgCCTCTCCACTACCCTGCGATCATGAGCCCTAGGGTCTGTGTCCAGATGACCCTAGCCTCCATCCTCAGTGCTGTGGTCTACTCAGGGTTCCACACGGGCAACACATTCCGGCTGTCCTTCTGTCAGTCCAATGTGGTCCACCAGTTCTTCTGTGACATCCCCTCCCTGCTGAAGCTCTCCTGCTCTGACACCTTCAGCaatgaaattgccatttttgtCTCTGCAGTGGTGACTGGTGGCAGCTGTTTTGCCTTCATCACCGTGTCTTACATTCACATATTTTCTAAGGTGCTCAGGTTTCCAGTAAAAGACCGAGGAAAAGCTTTCTCCACTTGCATTCCTCACATCCTTGTCATGACAGTCTTTGTCAGCTCTGCCACCGccgtatatttgaaaccaacttcAAGCTCCCTCACAATTCAAGACATGATCACATCTGTCTTCTACTCTATAGTCCCTCCTTTCTTGAATCCTATTATCTACAGTTTTAGAAACAAGCAAATAATGCAAGGTGTTAAGAAAATTATGAGAACATTTTACTTGGGAAGGAGATAG